Proteins co-encoded in one Dasypus novemcinctus isolate mDasNov1 chromosome 6, mDasNov1.1.hap2, whole genome shotgun sequence genomic window:
- the IFIT2 gene encoding interferon-induced protein with tetratricopeptide repeats 2, whose product MSEITKNSLESSLRQLKCHFTWNLVKEEESLDDYEDKVCNQIEFQNSEFIATTYNILAYINHCRGQNEAALEYLQQAEELIQQQHAAQAEIRSLVTWGNYAWVYYHMGRVSEAQEYIDKVKQVCKKFSSPYRIECPELDCEEGWTRLKCGRKQNERAKVCFEKALGKKPMDPEFTSGLAIASYRLDNWPPLQNPTDPLRKAIGLNPDNQYVKILLALKLQKMNEEGEGERLVEEALKKVPCATDVLCSAAKFYRSKNALDRAIELLKKALEYMPNNAYLNCHIGCCYRAKVLQILKAGRCKTNGEKEMLEELIERAVDHLKQADEINGNLSHVCMYLAGLYIQGGQYEKAEYYFQKEFSKDLHPRMKQVLHLQYGNFQLYQMMCEDKAIHHFIEGIKINHISKEKEKMKIKLQKISVMRLSQDVADSKALSILEFLHESNGEMQQADEDSKRDLACGSPRPFASLAEIGNEE is encoded by the coding sequence TGAGATCACTAAGAATTCCTTGGAGAGCAGCCTGCGGCAACTGAAATGCCATTTCACTTGGAACTTGGTAAAGGAGGAAGAATCCTTGGATGATTATGAGGATAAAGTGTGTAACCAGATTGAGTTTCAGAACAGTGAATTCATAGCCACAACATACAACATACTGGCCTATATAAACCACTGCAGAGGCCAAAACGAGGCAGCTCTGGAATATTTACAGCAAGCTGAAGAGTTAATCCAACAACAGCATGCTGCCCAAGCAGAAATCAGAAGTCTGGTCACCTGGGGAAACTATGCCTGGGTCTATTATCACATGGGTAGAGTCTCAGAAGCACAAGAGTACATAGATAAGGTGAAACAAGTCTGTAAGAAGTTCTCCAGTCCCTATAGAATTGAGTGTCCTGAGCTGGATTGTGAGGAAGGGTGGACACGGTTAAAGTGTGGAAGAAAGCAGAATGAAAGGGCTAAGGTGTGTTTTGAGAAGGCACTGGGAAAAAAACCAATGGATCCTGAATTCACATCTGGACTGGCAATTGCAAGCTACCGTCTGGACAACTGGCCACCACTTCAGAACCCTACTGACCCTCTGAGAAAGGCAATTGGGCTGAATCCTGACAACCAGTATGTTAAAATTCTCTTAGCTCTGAAACTTCAAAAGATGAATGAAGAAGGTGAAGGAGAAAGGTTAGTTGAAGAAGCCTTAAAGAAAGTCCCATGTGCAACAGATGTCCTTTGCAGTGCAGCAAAATTTTATCGAAGTAAAAATGCTCTGGATAGAGCTATAGAATTACTTAAAAAGGCTTTAGAATACATGCCAAATAATGCCTACCTAAATTGTCATATCGGATGCTGCTATAGGGCAAAAGTCCTCCaaatactgaaagcaggaagGTGCAAGACGAATGGGGAAAAAGAGATGTTAGAGGAACTAATAGAACGAGCTGTGGATCATTTAAAGCAAGCTGATGAGATCAATGGAAATCTCTCCCATGTCTGCATGTATCTTGCAGGCCTTTATATTCAAGGAGGTCAGTATGAAAAAGCAGAGTATTACTTCcaaaaagaattcagcaaagatCTTCATCCTCGAATGAAACAAGTGCTCCATCTGCAATATGGCAACTTTCAGCTATATCAAATGATGTGTGAAGACAAGGCCATCCACCATTTTATAGAGGGCATAAAAATAAACCAtatttcaaaagagaaagaaaagatgaaaatcaaACTGCAAAAAATTTCTGTAATGCGGCTTTCTCAGGATGTAGCAGATTCTAAGGCTTTGAGTATCTTGGAGTTCCTTCATGAGTCAAATGGAGAAATGCAGCAAGCAGATGAAGACTCCAAGAGGGATTTGGCCTGTGGAAGCCCTCGTCCCTTTGCATCTTTAGCTGAGATAGGGAATGAGGAATAG